A single region of the Maylandia zebra isolate NMK-2024a linkage group LG17, Mzebra_GT3a, whole genome shotgun sequence genome encodes:
- the LOC101468921 gene encoding putative E3 ubiquitin-protein ligase TRIML1 isoform X1, with the protein MLHSGNGMKEATMTSTKEALWRTLEHLTAEQFKNFKWFLKEGDMENGFPAIPEARLEGADRLDTIDLMVQKYRCPGAVQKTMKILRKINRNDLVQDLSNQSNEDHKISAALPRDDETRRAKLREMKAQIDLRIKEKQMKICEVRRTAELSRKSAERQTSDSRRAFEALVASVQSSLDKIIGEIDEKQKMTQKQAEGLIQQLEQEISELTKRSAEVEQLTKDQRDFLPSFSFTNEMLTEARFPQPSYKETVTQLKEKLSKDMEMFLAVTELNRLRQFAVDVTLDPDTAHPNLILSEDGKQVRCGDITQTLPNNPERFDRAINVVGNQSFSSESFYYEVQVKEKTSWDLGVVKESINRKGSMYVSPKNGFWIICLRAGEYKASRVHLSVDSQPKKVGVFVDYENHSVSFYNAESAQLIHCYTDCSFKEKLRPFFSPGTLHGGQNSTPLIICPVYGNCQI; encoded by the exons ATGTTACACTCTGGAAATGGAATGAAG GAAGCCACAATGACGTCTACTAAAGAAGCTCTTTGGCGCACTCTTGAGCATCTGACAGCTGAACAGTTCAAGAACTTTAAGTGGTTCCTGAAGGAGGGGGATATGGAAAACGGTTTTCCAGCCATCCCAGAGGCCCGACTGGAAGGAGCGGACAGGTTGGATACGATCGATCTGATGGTGCAAAAATACCGCTGTCCAGGAGCTGTGCAAAAAACCATGAAGATCTTAAGGAAGATAAACAGAAATGATCTGGTTCAGGATTTGTCAAACCAGTCAAATGAAG ACCACAAGATCTCTGCAGCGCTCCCACGTGATGATGAGACAAGGAGGGCCAAACTGAGGGAGATGAAAGCCCAAATTGATCTGAGGATCAAGGAGAAGCAGATGAAGATCTGTGAAGTCAGACGCACAGCAGAGCTCAGCAGGAAGTCTGCAGAGCGACAGACCTCAGACAGCAGGAGGGCGTTTGAAGCGCTGGTGGCCTCTGTCCAGAGCAGTCTGGATAAAATCATTGGAGAGATCgatgaaaagcagaaaatgacacaGAAACAGGCTGAAGGATTAATCCAGCAGCTAGAGCAGGAAATCTCTGAGCTGACCAAGAGGAGCGCAGAGGTGGAGCAGCTTACCAAAGACCAACGTGACTTCCTGCCAAGCTTCTCGTTCACAAATGAGATGCTGACAGAAGCCAGGTTCCCCCAGCCATCTTACAAAGAAACTGTGACTCAgctgaaggaaaaactcagcAAAGACATGGAGATGTTTCTCGCTGTGACTGAGCTGAACAGGCTCCGGCAGTTTGCAGTGGATGTGACACTGGATCCAGACACAGCACATCCCAACCTCATCCTGTCTGAGGACGGGAAACAAGTTCGCTGTGGTGACATAACACAAACTCTCCCAAACAACCCAGAAAGATTTGACCGTGCTATTAATGTTGTGGGAAATCAGAGCTTCTCTTCAGAAAGCTTTTACTATGAAGTTCAGGTTAAGGAGAAAACCTCCTGGGATTTAGGTGTCGTTAAAGAGTCAATAAATAGGAAGGGATCAATGTATGTGAGCCCCAAGAACGGCTTCTGGATAATATGTTTAAGGGCAGGAGAGTACAAAGCCTCACGTGTCCATCTCAGTGTGGACTCTCAGCCAAAGAAAGTGGGAGTGTTTGTGGATTATGAGAATCATTCGGTCTCTTTTTATAATGCTGAATCCGCACAACTCATTCATTGCTACACTGACTGCTCCTTCAAAGAGAAACTCCGCCCTTTCTTCAGCCCCGGGACTCTTCATGGTGGCCAAAACTCCACTCCGCTCATCATCTGTCCTGTCTACGGCAACTGTCAGATCTGA
- the LOC101468921 gene encoding putative E3 ubiquitin-protein ligase TRIML1 isoform X2 translates to MTSTKEALWRTLEHLTAEQFKNFKWFLKEGDMENGFPAIPEARLEGADRLDTIDLMVQKYRCPGAVQKTMKILRKINRNDLVQDLSNQSNEDHKISAALPRDDETRRAKLREMKAQIDLRIKEKQMKICEVRRTAELSRKSAERQTSDSRRAFEALVASVQSSLDKIIGEIDEKQKMTQKQAEGLIQQLEQEISELTKRSAEVEQLTKDQRDFLPSFSFTNEMLTEARFPQPSYKETVTQLKEKLSKDMEMFLAVTELNRLRQFAVDVTLDPDTAHPNLILSEDGKQVRCGDITQTLPNNPERFDRAINVVGNQSFSSESFYYEVQVKEKTSWDLGVVKESINRKGSMYVSPKNGFWIICLRAGEYKASRVHLSVDSQPKKVGVFVDYENHSVSFYNAESAQLIHCYTDCSFKEKLRPFFSPGTLHGGQNSTPLIICPVYGNCQI, encoded by the exons ATGACGTCTACTAAAGAAGCTCTTTGGCGCACTCTTGAGCATCTGACAGCTGAACAGTTCAAGAACTTTAAGTGGTTCCTGAAGGAGGGGGATATGGAAAACGGTTTTCCAGCCATCCCAGAGGCCCGACTGGAAGGAGCGGACAGGTTGGATACGATCGATCTGATGGTGCAAAAATACCGCTGTCCAGGAGCTGTGCAAAAAACCATGAAGATCTTAAGGAAGATAAACAGAAATGATCTGGTTCAGGATTTGTCAAACCAGTCAAATGAAG ACCACAAGATCTCTGCAGCGCTCCCACGTGATGATGAGACAAGGAGGGCCAAACTGAGGGAGATGAAAGCCCAAATTGATCTGAGGATCAAGGAGAAGCAGATGAAGATCTGTGAAGTCAGACGCACAGCAGAGCTCAGCAGGAAGTCTGCAGAGCGACAGACCTCAGACAGCAGGAGGGCGTTTGAAGCGCTGGTGGCCTCTGTCCAGAGCAGTCTGGATAAAATCATTGGAGAGATCgatgaaaagcagaaaatgacacaGAAACAGGCTGAAGGATTAATCCAGCAGCTAGAGCAGGAAATCTCTGAGCTGACCAAGAGGAGCGCAGAGGTGGAGCAGCTTACCAAAGACCAACGTGACTTCCTGCCAAGCTTCTCGTTCACAAATGAGATGCTGACAGAAGCCAGGTTCCCCCAGCCATCTTACAAAGAAACTGTGACTCAgctgaaggaaaaactcagcAAAGACATGGAGATGTTTCTCGCTGTGACTGAGCTGAACAGGCTCCGGCAGTTTGCAGTGGATGTGACACTGGATCCAGACACAGCACATCCCAACCTCATCCTGTCTGAGGACGGGAAACAAGTTCGCTGTGGTGACATAACACAAACTCTCCCAAACAACCCAGAAAGATTTGACCGTGCTATTAATGTTGTGGGAAATCAGAGCTTCTCTTCAGAAAGCTTTTACTATGAAGTTCAGGTTAAGGAGAAAACCTCCTGGGATTTAGGTGTCGTTAAAGAGTCAATAAATAGGAAGGGATCAATGTATGTGAGCCCCAAGAACGGCTTCTGGATAATATGTTTAAGGGCAGGAGAGTACAAAGCCTCACGTGTCCATCTCAGTGTGGACTCTCAGCCAAAGAAAGTGGGAGTGTTTGTGGATTATGAGAATCATTCGGTCTCTTTTTATAATGCTGAATCCGCACAACTCATTCATTGCTACACTGACTGCTCCTTCAAAGAGAAACTCCGCCCTTTCTTCAGCCCCGGGACTCTTCATGGTGGCCAAAACTCCACTCCGCTCATCATCTGTCCTGTCTACGGCAACTGTCAGATCTGA